From Pseudomonas vanderleydeniana, the proteins below share one genomic window:
- the ccoG gene encoding cytochrome c oxidase accessory protein CcoG, which yields MSNQIPVHDVTPPAKKPNNTVDLYASREKIYTRAFTGLFRNLRMAGGALLFLLYFGTVWLDWGGHQAVWWNLPERKFFIFGATFWPQDFILLSGMLIIAAFGLFFITVYAGRIWCGYTCPQSVWTWIFMWCEKVTEGDRNQRIKLDKAPMSANKFLRKFSKHSLWLLIGFVTGMTFVGYFSPIRQLVIDFFTGQADGWSYFWVGFFTLATYGNAGWLREQVCIYMCPYARFQSVMFDKDTLIVSYDPRRGESRGPRKKGADYKAQGLGDCIDCTMCVQVCPTGIDIRDGLQIECIGCAACIDACDSIMDKMEYPRGLISYTTEHNLSGQKTHKLRPRLIGYAVVLLAMISLLITAFLMRPLVGFDVSKDRVLYRENAEGRIENVYSLKIMNKDQRDHTYVLDAAGLPDLRLQGRREIRVPAGEIFSMPVELSSSPDQLPSSTNEVKFILKDADDDSVHVEAKSRFIGPQIR from the coding sequence ATGAGCAATCAGATTCCGGTACACGACGTTACGCCACCTGCCAAGAAACCGAACAACACCGTCGACCTCTACGCCTCGCGCGAAAAAATCTACACCCGAGCTTTCACCGGCCTGTTCCGCAACCTGCGGATGGCGGGCGGCGCCCTGCTGTTCCTGCTCTACTTCGGCACGGTCTGGCTCGACTGGGGGGGGCACCAGGCCGTCTGGTGGAACCTGCCGGAACGCAAGTTCTTCATCTTCGGCGCGACCTTCTGGCCGCAGGACTTCATCCTGCTGTCGGGCATGCTGATCATCGCCGCCTTCGGCCTGTTTTTCATCACCGTATACGCCGGGCGCATCTGGTGCGGCTATACCTGCCCGCAAAGCGTCTGGACCTGGATCTTCATGTGGTGCGAGAAGGTCACCGAGGGTGACCGCAACCAGCGCATCAAGCTCGACAAGGCGCCGATGAGCGCCAACAAGTTCCTGCGCAAGTTCAGCAAGCACAGCCTGTGGCTGCTGATCGGCTTCGTCACCGGCATGACCTTCGTCGGCTACTTCTCGCCGATCCGCCAGCTGGTGATCGACTTCTTCACCGGCCAGGCCGATGGCTGGTCGTACTTCTGGGTCGGCTTCTTCACCCTCGCCACCTATGGCAACGCCGGCTGGCTGCGCGAGCAGGTGTGCATCTACATGTGCCCCTATGCACGCTTCCAGAGCGTGATGTTCGACAAGGACACCCTGATCGTCTCCTATGACCCGCGCCGTGGCGAGAGCCGTGGTCCGCGCAAGAAAGGCGCCGACTACAAGGCCCAGGGCCTGGGCGACTGCATCGACTGCACGATGTGCGTGCAGGTCTGCCCGACCGGCATCGACATCCGCGACGGCCTGCAGATCGAATGCATCGGCTGCGCGGCCTGCATCGATGCCTGCGACAGCATCATGGACAAGATGGAGTACCCACGCGGGCTGATCAGCTACACCACCGAGCACAATCTGTCCGGGCAGAAGACCCATAAGCTGCGCCCTCGGCTGATTGGCTACGCGGTAGTGCTGCTGGCGATGATCAGCCTGCTGATCACTGCCTTCCTCATGCGCCCGCTGGTCGGTTTCGACGTCAGCAAGGACCGCGTACTCTATCGCGAGAACGCCGAGGGCCGGATCGAGAACGTCTACAGCCTGAAGATCATGAACAAGGATCAGCGCGATCACACCTACGTGCTCGATGCCGCCGGCCTGCCGGACCTGCGCCTGCAGGGGCGGCGCGAAATCCGCGTGCCGGCCGGGGAGATCTTCAGCATGCCGGTCGAGCTGTCCAGTTCTCCCGATCAACTGCCGTCGAGCACCAACGAGGTGAAGTTCATCCTCAAGGATGCCGATGACGACAGCGTCCACGTCGAAGCCAAGAGCCGGTTCATCGGCCCGCAAATCCGCTAA
- a CDS encoding FixH family protein yields MSVATATSPWYKHLWPWIIIGILACSVTLTLSMVTIAVKNPDNLVNDNYYEAGKGINRSLDRELLAQSLKMRANVHFDEVTGEVDLRLSGDSQPATLELNLISPTQPEKDRKVSLNRSQTEQGRYIGQLNDRIEGRRFVELLGTQGDKTWRLFEEEQVSQDRDVLLGDEPLKGAEDLDN; encoded by the coding sequence ATGTCCGTCGCAACCGCCACCAGCCCCTGGTACAAGCACCTCTGGCCCTGGATCATCATCGGCATCCTGGCCTGTTCGGTGACCCTGACCCTGTCGATGGTGACCATCGCGGTGAAGAACCCGGACAACCTGGTCAACGACAACTACTACGAGGCCGGCAAGGGCATCAACCGCTCGCTGGATCGCGAGCTGCTGGCCCAGTCGCTGAAGATGCGCGCCAACGTGCACTTCGACGAAGTGACCGGTGAAGTCGACCTGCGCCTGAGCGGCGACAGCCAACCGGCCACGCTGGAACTGAACCTGATCTCGCCGACCCAGCCGGAAAAGGACCGCAAGGTCAGCCTCAACCGCAGCCAGACCGAACAGGGCCGCTACATCGGCCAGTTGAACGACAGGATCGAAGGCCGGCGTTTCGTCGAGCTGCTGGGTACCCAGGGCGACAAGACCTGGCGCCTGTTCGAGGAAGAACAGGTCAGCCAGGACCGCGACGTACTGCTGGGCGACGAACCGCTCAAGGGTGCCGAAGACCTCGACAACTGA
- a CDS encoding heavy metal translocating P-type ATPase — protein sequence MTTPLPCYHCALPVPSGSRFTAAVLGETREFCCPGCQAVAEAIVAGGLEHYYSHRSETSANPDALPVQLPDELALYDRADVQQPFVRHDGELAETTLLIEGISCAACGWLIEKHLRNLPAVAEARLNLSNHRLQVSWSDSQLPLSSLLAELRQIGYAAHPYQPDRASEQLASENRKSLRQLGVAGLLWFQAMMATMATWPEFNIDLSPELHVILRWVALFLTTPIVFYSCAPFFRGALRDLRTRHLTMDVSVSLAIGSAYCAGIWTSITGVGELYFDAVGMFALFLLAGRYLERRARERTAAATAQLVNLLPASCLRLQADGQSERILLDELRLGDQVLVHPGAVLPADGRILQGQSSIDESLLTGEYLPQPRGPGDTVTAGTLNVEGALTVEILALGQDTRLSAIVRLLERAQSEKPRLAEIADRASQWFLLLSLIAAAAIGLLWWQVDAQRAFWIVLAMLVATCPCALSLATPTALTAATGTLHKLGLLLTRGHVLEGLNQIDTVIFDKTGTLTEGRLALRAIHPLGTLDSERCLALAAALENRSEHPIAKAFGRAPQAAEDVQSTPGSGLEGQVGELTLRIGRADFVCALSGCAIPPSPDAAGQWLLLGDRQGALAWFVLDDRLRSDAPDLLEACRARGWRTLLLSGDSSPMVADVARQLGIDEARGGLGPDDKLQVLKQLQLQGRKVLMLGDGVNDVPVLAAADISVAMGSATDLAKTSADAVLLSNRLDALVQAFDLARRTRRVIIENLAWAALYNGLMLPFAALGWITPVWAAVGMSISSLTVVLNALRLTRLPASKADHALTETRPQPA from the coding sequence ATGACCACCCCACTCCCCTGTTACCACTGCGCCCTGCCCGTTCCCTCGGGCAGCCGCTTCACCGCCGCAGTGCTGGGCGAGACGCGCGAATTCTGCTGTCCGGGCTGCCAGGCCGTGGCCGAGGCCATCGTTGCCGGCGGCCTGGAGCACTACTACAGCCATCGCAGCGAAACCTCCGCCAACCCGGACGCGCTACCGGTGCAGCTACCGGATGAACTGGCCCTCTACGACCGCGCCGATGTGCAGCAACCCTTCGTCCGCCATGACGGCGAGCTCGCCGAAACCACCCTGCTGATCGAGGGCATCAGTTGCGCGGCCTGCGGCTGGCTGATCGAAAAGCACCTGCGCAACCTGCCGGCCGTGGCCGAGGCGCGGCTGAACCTGTCCAACCACCGGCTGCAGGTCAGTTGGTCCGACAGCCAACTGCCCCTGAGCAGCCTGCTGGCCGAGCTGCGGCAGATCGGTTATGCCGCGCACCCCTACCAGCCCGACCGCGCCAGCGAACAGTTGGCCAGCGAGAACCGCAAGTCCCTGCGCCAACTGGGCGTGGCCGGACTGCTGTGGTTCCAGGCGATGATGGCGACCATGGCGACCTGGCCGGAATTCAACATCGACCTGAGCCCCGAGCTGCATGTCATCCTGCGCTGGGTCGCACTGTTCCTGACCACCCCGATCGTGTTCTACAGCTGTGCACCGTTCTTCCGGGGTGCCCTGCGCGACCTGCGCACCCGCCACCTGACCATGGATGTCTCGGTCTCGCTGGCGATCGGCAGCGCCTACTGCGCCGGGATCTGGACCTCGATCACCGGCGTCGGCGAGCTGTACTTCGATGCGGTGGGCATGTTCGCGCTGTTCCTGCTGGCTGGCCGCTACCTCGAACGTCGCGCCCGCGAGCGCACGGCAGCAGCCACCGCGCAACTGGTCAACCTGCTGCCGGCGTCCTGCCTGCGCCTGCAGGCAGATGGCCAGAGCGAGCGCATCCTGCTCGACGAACTGCGCCTGGGCGACCAGGTGCTGGTGCATCCCGGCGCGGTGCTGCCAGCTGACGGCCGGATCCTGCAAGGCCAGTCGAGCATCGACGAGTCGCTGCTGACCGGCGAGTACCTGCCACAACCGCGCGGCCCGGGCGATACGGTCACTGCCGGCACGCTGAACGTCGAAGGCGCGCTGACGGTCGAAATCCTCGCCCTCGGCCAGGACACCCGGCTGTCGGCCATCGTCCGCCTGCTGGAACGCGCCCAGAGCGAGAAACCGCGCCTGGCGGAAATCGCCGACCGCGCCTCGCAATGGTTTCTGCTGCTGTCGCTGATCGCCGCCGCCGCCATCGGCCTGCTCTGGTGGCAGGTCGACGCACAGCGGGCATTCTGGATCGTCCTCGCCATGCTGGTGGCGACCTGTCCCTGTGCGTTGTCACTGGCGACGCCAACGGCACTCACCGCCGCCACCGGCACCCTGCACAAGCTGGGCCTGCTGCTGACCCGCGGCCATGTGCTCGAAGGGCTGAACCAGATCGACACGGTGATCTTCGACAAGACCGGCACCCTCACCGAAGGCCGCCTCGCATTGCGCGCCATCCACCCGCTGGGGACACTGGACAGCGAACGCTGCCTGGCCCTGGCCGCCGCCCTGGAGAACCGTTCCGAACACCCGATCGCCAAGGCCTTCGGCCGTGCGCCGCAAGCTGCCGAGGACGTCCAGAGCACACCCGGCAGCGGCCTGGAAGGCCAGGTCGGCGAGCTGACCCTGCGGATCGGCCGCGCGGACTTCGTCTGCGCCCTCAGTGGCTGCGCCATTCCGCCTTCGCCGGATGCTGCCGGACAGTGGCTGCTGCTGGGTGATCGCCAGGGCGCGCTGGCCTGGTTCGTCCTCGACGACCGGCTGCGCAGCGATGCCCCGGACCTGCTCGAGGCCTGCCGGGCGCGTGGCTGGCGGACCCTGCTGCTGTCAGGCGACAGCTCGCCGATGGTCGCCGATGTCGCCAGGCAACTGGGAATCGACGAAGCCCGCGGCGGCCTGGGCCCGGACGACAAGTTGCAGGTGCTCAAGCAGTTGCAACTGCAAGGCCGCAAGGTGCTGATGCTCGGCGACGGGGTCAACGATGTGCCCGTGCTGGCTGCCGCCGACATCAGCGTCGCCATGGGTTCGGCCACCGACCTGGCCAAGACCAGCGCCGATGCGGTGCTGCTGTCCAACCGACTGGACGCCCTGGTGCAGGCCTTCGACCTGGCCCGCCGAACCCGCCGGGTAATCATCGAGAACCTGGCCTGGGCGGCACTGTACAATGGCCTCATGTTGCCGTTCGCGGCCCTCGGCTGGATCACGCCGGTGTGGGCGGCTGTCGGCATGTCCATCAGTTCGTTGACCGTGGTCCTGAATGCGTTGCGGCTCACTCGCCTGCCCGCCTCGAAGGCCGACCACGCCCTGACCGAAACCCGCCCGCAACCGGCCTGA
- the ccoS gene encoding cbb3-type cytochrome oxidase assembly protein CcoS: MPALYVMIPAALLIVAIAVYIFFWAVDSGQYDDLDGPAHSILFDDQDPNHKAAIDEADGTASDHDRRTPPHA; encoded by the coding sequence ATGCCAGCACTCTACGTGATGATTCCGGCGGCGCTGCTGATCGTCGCCATCGCCGTCTACATCTTCTTCTGGGCGGTGGACAGCGGCCAGTACGACGACCTCGACGGCCCGGCCCACAGCATCCTGTTCGACGACCAGGATCCGAACCACAAGGCGGCCATCGACGAAGCCGACGGCACCGCCAGCGACCACGACCGGCGGACGCCACCTCATGCTTGA
- a CDS encoding sulfite exporter TauE/SafE family protein has translation MLELAPLLVSAVILGLLGGGHCLGMCGGLMGALTLAIPREQRARRLRLLLAYNLGRVLSYAAAGLLTGLAGWAVASSPAATALRVLAGLLLITMGLYLAGWWSGLTRLESLGRGLWRQIQPIANRLLPVSTLPRALLLGALWGWLPCGLVYSTLLWAASRGNALDSALLMLAFGLGTWPVLLATGLAAERVTALLRKRSVRLGGGLLVMLFGLWTLPGPHQHWLMGH, from the coding sequence ATGCTTGAACTGGCGCCACTGCTGGTTTCGGCGGTGATCCTTGGCCTGCTCGGCGGTGGCCATTGCCTGGGCATGTGCGGCGGCCTGATGGGCGCCCTGACCCTGGCGATCCCCAGGGAACAGCGCGCACGACGCCTGCGCCTGCTGCTGGCCTACAACCTGGGGCGGGTGCTCAGCTATGCGGCCGCCGGGCTGCTGACCGGGCTGGCCGGCTGGGCAGTGGCCAGCAGCCCGGCGGCGACCGCGTTGCGGGTGCTGGCCGGCCTGCTGCTGATCACCATGGGCCTGTACCTGGCCGGCTGGTGGAGCGGCCTGACCCGCCTTGAAAGCCTGGGACGCGGCCTCTGGCGACAGATCCAGCCGATCGCCAATCGCCTGCTGCCGGTGTCGACGCTGCCCCGCGCACTGCTGCTCGGCGCACTCTGGGGCTGGCTGCCCTGCGGCCTGGTCTACAGCACCCTGCTATGGGCGGCGAGCCGCGGCAATGCGCTCGACAGCGCACTGCTGATGCTCGCCTTCGGTCTGGGCACCTGGCCGGTGCTGTTGGCGACCGGACTGGCGGCGGAACGGGTCACGGCCCTGCTGCGCAAACGCAGCGTGCGCCTGGGCGGCGGCCTGCTGGTGATGCTGTTCGGGTTGTGGACCCTGCCTGGCCCGCACCAGCATTGGCTGATGGGGCACTGA